The Sulfurimonas crateris region GCAAACGGTGATATGGAAACCGCTGAAGCTAAAAACAAAGCTATGAAAGAGGTTGGGATCCACGTTCCTGCATCATTCAACGATCTACCTGAGATAATAAGCGCAGTATACCACGAGCTACATGCAGAGGGTGTTATTAAAGATATCGCAGAGCCAGCAACAAATGTATGTCCAAGCGTGAGAAAATCTAAAGAGTTTATCTGTACTATCTCTGATGATAGAGGTGATGAGGCAACATATGCAGGCTTCCCTATCTCTTCTCTTGCTACTCCTGACACAGGAAAAGGTATCGGTGATGTTGTTTCACTTCTATGGTTCAAAAAACAGTATCCGAAATGGGCTACAGACTTTATTGAGACTGTTATCAAAACGGTTGCAGATCACGGTCCTGCAGTTTCAGGCGCTCACAATGCAAAAGTTACTGCACGTGCAGGTAAGAGCGTTGTTGAATCGCTTGTAACAGGTCTTTTAACAATTGGACCAAGATTTGGCGGCGCAATTGACGGTGCTGCACAATATTTCAAGTATGCAGATGACAACAAACTTACTCCTGCAGAGTTCTTGAATCATATGAAAAAAGAGGGTGTTCCTATTCCTGGTATCGGGCATAGAATCAAATCTCTCAAAAACCCTGACTTGCGTGTAGAGGGTCTTAAGAAATATGCGGCTGCTCACTTTCCTGCGACTCCGCTACTTGACTATGCACTAACTGTTGAGCAGTTGACAACGTCTAAAAAAGAGAATCTTATTCTTAATGTTGACGGTACTATCGGTATTCTTATGGTTGATATGTGGAGAGCACTCGGATACAGCGAAGATGAGATAAATGAGTTTATCTCAAGCGGTACTCTAAATGCATTCTTTATCGTTGGAAGAAGCATAGGATTTATCGGTCACGTGCTTGATGAAAAACGTCTTGCAATGCCGATGTACAGACATCCGATGTCTGACATTCTTTACGATGTTCAGGTTGCAGAGAAACTGTAGTCTTTTTTCTAAATTTCAAGGGGATAACTCCTCTTGAATAACTCCTTATCCTTTTTACTATCTCCCCTAAATAGAATTATTTCTAAAATTCATATTTTTTTTGATATACTTATAGCAAATAGACTTTAAAAATTGACTGGATTAGCATGAAAAAAGCATTTACTATGCTCGAACTTGTATTTGTAATTGTTGTGATCGGGATTTTAGCTGCAGTAGTTATCCCTAGAATAGGATCTAATAAACTTCAAGAAGCGGCTATACAGGTTGTCTCTCACATTAGATATACACAGCACTTGGCGCTGGTTGATGATAGATTTGATGCAGGTGATCCGACATGGTATAGAGCACATTGGCAAATTTATTTTAAACATGATACTGATGGAAGCGGTGATGTTGTATATACAATATACTCGAATAAAGATTTAGATGATATGACAGTTTCTGTAAATCCTGATGCTGATGAGATTGCAAGTAGCCCTCTTGATAGACAAAATTTAACTGGTGACAGTTTGTATGCCAATAGGACAGGGAGTATGAACATAACTGATGAATATGGTATAGCAATCGCAGATATGAACACATTGATGAGCAATGGCTGTAATCAAGCAAGAAGAATATTCTTTGACCATTTAGGAAGACCTTTATTACAAAGCAATACAAGTGCCTATCAGACATTACTTACTAGTCAGTGTAGGATTACATTAACAGATGGTAGTGATAATATTGCAATAGCAATAGAGCCAGAAACAGGGTATGCGTGTGTATTAAACAGCGCAGGAACTGACT contains the following coding sequences:
- a CDS encoding citrate/2-methylcitrate synthase, whose amino-acid sequence is MAQLYTRDTQAIFWNNNASAIQRMLDYDYTIKRTKPSVAGIVAPTSSSKFEKFFYGPDEVMIPLYKTTAEAKAAQPQADVLLNFASFRTAYDVTMEALEIGGFKSIMVTAEGIPERLARKMNATAKAQNVIVIGPATVGAIAPGAFKIANIGGTIENIVQSKLHRAGSCGLVTRSGGLFNELSNIIAINADGIAEGVAIGGDRFVGSVFIDNLLRMEANPEVKYMLLLGEVGGTEEYKVIEAVKSGKIKKPIIAWCIGTIAKYYDSGVQFGHAGASANGDMETAEAKNKAMKEVGIHVPASFNDLPEIISAVYHELHAEGVIKDIAEPATNVCPSVRKSKEFICTISDDRGDEATYAGFPISSLATPDTGKGIGDVVSLLWFKKQYPKWATDFIETVIKTVADHGPAVSGAHNAKVTARAGKSVVESLVTGLLTIGPRFGGAIDGAAQYFKYADDNKLTPAEFLNHMKKEGVPIPGIGHRIKSLKNPDLRVEGLKKYAAAHFPATPLLDYALTVEQLTTSKKENLILNVDGTIGILMVDMWRALGYSEDEINEFISSGTLNAFFIVGRSIGFIGHVLDEKRLAMPMYRHPMSDILYDVQVAEKL
- a CDS encoding pilus assembly FimT family protein produces the protein MKKAFTMLELVFVIVVIGILAAVVIPRIGSNKLQEAAIQVVSHIRYTQHLALVDDRFDAGDPTWYRAHWQIYFKHDTDGSGDVVYTIYSNKDLDDMTVSVNPDADEIASSPLDRQNLTGDSLYANRTGSMNITDEYGIAIADMNTLMSNGCNQARRIFFDHLGRPLLQSNTSAYQTLLTSQCRITLTDGSDNIAIAIEPETGYACVLNSAGTDCI